Proteins encoded together in one Streptomyces sp. NBC_01216 window:
- a CDS encoding ABC transporter permease has product MYPGLLLPLLTVLGLALAALVLVAVRQPVSRRPAFRQVARRRTEAALVIGGSMLGTAIVIGALVVGDTLNFSVRQEAYRTLGPVDERVVAPPGPAGSAVAERLASLADGPDVDGVLSARTTQASAVSEADGRTVAEPRVLAWQMDFDEASRFGAAGGDSGLGGPVPPPGAAVINEPLARSLRVGAGDPVTLYLFGAPRSYRIERVVPEQGLAGVGLGGRSSRNVFLPPGDLDSAARTAGAEPYAVTFVSNRGGVEGGDALTERVTAGIRQALGPLADGTTVETPKHTVLRDAKQAGDSLGALFLMIGSFSIIAGALLLVNIFVMLGEERKSQMGMARAVGMKRSRLVGSFTLEGAVYAVSSALPGAAIGVAVGWGVAVVAAEIFRGWSVGGSSIRVVFDVTPTSVLNGLAMGLLIALAAILATSVRISRFNIIAAIRDLPATPGKGPRRRLLAVSTALAVLCACVAVPAVAGSSPEATYLLPALALVFATPALLLVLSRHAVTTLVAGTVLAWTLLAPVVRPGIFDTPSMAVYVIQGALAAFSAVVLVSDNQRTLLLPVRRLLRRPTENGLAARLAVAYPLAKRFRTGATLVMYTLIVFVLVLLTEISGVLRAGVDGVVADATSGYSLRLDYNPQVAGDRLLTELRDGRSAAGISAVTPLLTARGRATDPGHRTTRPLDAAVVGVPDGAITGITFRERLPGLADDAAVWRALASDPRYVVLDAFFGSTGGPAGDFYDPGDTLTLTDPGTGREERKVIAGVLSNGLVFYPGTGAGSTTYPVVQSERATRELFGAQARNASALVRTGPGTSPDALATRLQGEQLASSLVATPIESDLRRQFDSSTAFFRLMQGFLALGLGVGITGLGVVMVRAVRERRRTLGILRALGFRARTVRRSFLWESAFIAVEGIVLGSLLGVLTTWLMYSNSAAFEGLEGGFPVEWTSICVLAAATFVASLLATTGPARRAAAIRPALAVRVSE; this is encoded by the coding sequence CCGTCCGGCAGCCGGTGTCACGGAGGCCGGCCTTCCGGCAGGTCGCCCGCCGGCGCACCGAGGCGGCGCTGGTGATCGGCGGATCGATGCTCGGCACGGCCATCGTCATCGGGGCCCTGGTCGTCGGCGACACCCTGAACTTCTCCGTGCGGCAGGAGGCGTACCGGACCCTGGGGCCGGTGGACGAGCGCGTGGTCGCGCCGCCCGGACCGGCCGGGAGCGCGGTCGCCGAACGGCTCGCCTCCCTGGCGGACGGCCCCGACGTCGACGGTGTACTCAGCGCCCGGACCACCCAGGCATCGGCCGTCAGCGAGGCCGACGGCCGCACGGTCGCCGAACCGCGCGTGCTGGCCTGGCAGATGGACTTCGACGAGGCGTCGCGCTTCGGTGCGGCGGGGGGAGACTCCGGGCTCGGCGGTCCGGTCCCCCCGCCCGGCGCGGCGGTGATCAACGAACCGCTGGCCCGGTCCTTGCGTGTGGGAGCGGGGGATCCGGTCACGCTGTACCTGTTCGGAGCGCCGCGCAGCTACCGGATCGAGCGGGTGGTGCCCGAACAGGGCCTCGCCGGCGTGGGTCTGGGCGGCAGGTCGAGCCGTAACGTGTTCCTGCCGCCCGGAGACCTCGACTCCGCGGCCCGGACCGCGGGGGCGGAACCGTACGCGGTCACCTTCGTGTCCAATCGCGGCGGTGTCGAGGGCGGCGACGCCCTGACGGAGCGGGTGACGGCCGGCATCCGGCAAGCCCTGGGGCCGCTCGCCGACGGGACGACGGTCGAGACGCCGAAGCACACGGTCCTGCGGGACGCGAAGCAGGCCGGGGACTCCCTCGGGGCCCTCTTCCTCATGATCGGCAGCTTCAGCATCATCGCGGGCGCCCTGCTGCTGGTGAACATCTTCGTCATGCTCGGCGAGGAGCGGAAGTCCCAGATGGGCATGGCACGGGCCGTGGGCATGAAGCGTTCGCGGCTCGTCGGGTCCTTCACCCTCGAGGGAGCCGTCTACGCGGTCTCGTCCGCGCTGCCCGGCGCGGCCATCGGCGTCGCGGTCGGCTGGGGCGTCGCGGTGGTGGCGGCGGAGATCTTCCGAGGATGGTCGGTCGGTGGCAGCAGCATCCGCGTCGTGTTCGACGTCACGCCCACGAGCGTCCTCAACGGGCTGGCGATGGGCCTGCTCATCGCCCTCGCGGCGATCCTGGCGACCAGCGTGCGCATCAGCCGGTTCAACATCATCGCCGCGATCCGCGATCTGCCGGCCACGCCCGGGAAGGGGCCGCGCCGCCGCCTGCTCGCCGTCTCCACCGCCCTGGCCGTCCTGTGCGCGTGCGTGGCCGTCCCGGCCGTGGCCGGCAGCTCGCCCGAGGCGACGTACCTGCTGCCGGCGCTCGCACTCGTCTTCGCCACTCCGGCGCTGCTGCTCGTCCTCTCCCGGCACGCGGTCACCACGCTGGTCGCGGGAACCGTCCTGGCCTGGACGCTTCTGGCCCCTGTGGTCCGCCCGGGGATCTTCGACACTCCCTCCATGGCGGTGTACGTCATCCAGGGTGCCCTGGCCGCGTTCTCCGCGGTGGTCCTCGTCAGTGACAACCAGCGGACGCTGCTCCTCCCGGTGCGCAGGCTTCTCCGACGCCCGACGGAGAACGGCCTGGCGGCCCGCCTGGCTGTCGCGTACCCCTTGGCCAAACGGTTCAGGACCGGTGCGACGCTGGTGATGTACACCCTGATCGTCTTCGTCCTCGTGCTGCTGACGGAGATTTCGGGCGTTCTACGCGCCGGAGTCGACGGGGTCGTCGCCGACGCCACCTCCGGATACTCCCTGCGCCTGGACTACAACCCGCAGGTCGCCGGAGACCGGCTCCTCACCGAGCTCCGCGACGGCCGGTCCGCTGCCGGGATCTCGGCCGTGACACCGCTCCTCACCGCCAGGGGGCGGGCCACCGATCCGGGACACCGCACCACCCGGCCGCTGGACGCCGCCGTCGTCGGCGTGCCCGACGGGGCGATCACCGGCATCACCTTCCGGGAGCGGCTGCCCGGCCTGGCCGACGACGCCGCGGTGTGGCGGGCTCTCGCCTCCGACCCGCGCTACGTCGTGCTCGACGCGTTCTTCGGCAGCACCGGCGGCCCGGCCGGTGACTTCTACGATCCCGGGGACACCCTCACCCTCACCGACCCCGGGACGGGCCGCGAGGAGCGGAAGGTCATCGCCGGAGTCCTCAGCAACGGGCTGGTCTTCTACCCGGGCACCGGCGCCGGTTCGACGACGTACCCCGTCGTACAGAGCGAGCGGGCCACGCGTGAGCTCTTCGGCGCCCAGGCGCGGAACGCCTCCGCGCTGGTGCGGACCGGTCCCGGAACCTCCCCCGACGCCCTGGCCACCCGGCTGCAGGGCGAGCAGCTCGCGTCCAGCCTGGTCGCCACCCCCATCGAGTCGGACCTTCGCCGTCAGTTCGACTCCAGCACCGCCTTCTTCCGGCTCATGCAGGGCTTCCTCGCTCTGGGTCTCGGTGTGGGCATCACCGGTCTCGGCGTCGTCATGGTCCGGGCCGTACGCGAACGCCGCCGCACCCTGGGCATTCTGCGGGCTCTCGGCTTCCGGGCGCGCACCGTCCGGCGGTCCTTCCTGTGGGAGAGCGCCTTCATCGCCGTCGAGGGAATCGTGCTGGGTTCCCTGCTGGGTGTGCTCACCACCTGGCTGATGTACAGCAACAGCGCCGCGTTCGAGGGCCTGGAAGGCGGCTTCCCGGTCGAGTGGACCAGCATCTGCGTCCTGGCCGCGGCCACCTTCGTCGCGTCGCTCCTGGCCACGACCGGGCCGGCACGGCGCGCCGCCGCCATCCGCCCGGCCCTCGCGGTCCGCGTCAGCGAATGA